Proteins encoded within one genomic window of Amorphoplanes friuliensis DSM 7358:
- a CDS encoding IclR family transcriptional regulator, giving the protein MPRVVPAVIRALDVLELFLDRPELSARDVMERLDLPRTTVHELLVTLEARSYLISVPGQPVRYRLGMPVFQLGAAFAGRLDLVREAQDVARDVAAACDEAVHVAVLDGADVIYLVKVDSTHPVRMVSAVGRRLPAHCTAVGKILLSDLDQAALDDILAKGSLPGMTPTSITDPDLLRAQLEEVRAEGVAVDNGESDSAMRCVAAAVRDHSGAVVAAMSVSAPTIRWTAESHVEWTELVRDGAARLSAHMGHVAPAR; this is encoded by the coding sequence ATGCCCCGTGTGGTACCGGCGGTCATCCGCGCACTCGACGTCCTCGAACTGTTCCTGGACCGCCCTGAACTCTCGGCCCGTGACGTGATGGAGCGGCTCGACCTGCCCCGCACCACCGTCCACGAGCTGCTCGTCACGCTCGAGGCCCGCTCGTACCTGATCTCCGTCCCGGGCCAGCCGGTGCGGTACCGGCTCGGTATGCCCGTGTTCCAGCTCGGCGCCGCCTTTGCCGGCCGGCTCGACCTGGTCCGCGAGGCGCAGGATGTCGCGCGTGACGTGGCCGCGGCGTGCGACGAGGCGGTCCACGTGGCCGTGCTCGACGGCGCCGATGTCATCTACCTGGTCAAGGTCGACAGCACCCACCCCGTCCGGATGGTCTCCGCGGTCGGCCGGCGGTTGCCGGCCCACTGCACAGCGGTCGGCAAGATCCTGCTGTCGGATCTGGATCAGGCGGCTCTGGACGACATCCTCGCGAAGGGTTCTCTGCCGGGCATGACCCCGACGAGCATCACCGACCCGGACCTGCTGCGGGCCCAACTCGAAGAAGTCCGGGCCGAGGGCGTCGCGGTCGACAACGGCGAGTCCGACAGCGCCATGCGCTGCGTGGCGGCGGCGGTCCGGGACCACTCCGGTGCCGTCGTGGCGGCAATGAGCGTCTCCGCGCCGACCATCCGCTGGACGGCGGAGTCGCACGTGGAGTGGACCGAGCTGGTCCGTGACGGCGCTGCCCGGCTGTCCGCCCACATGGGACACGTGGCGCCGGCCCGGTAA
- a CDS encoding ABC transporter substrate-binding protein: MKDKPLWSRRGVLGMGVGVLGAAGLAACGDTSESPSTALPEVPKELVDAAAAVKGTSMGVLSQKLYSAAANEALDNSIKKFADSTGTKIGNNLIQADAGDVVAKIDAEVKGGVARDLAFMTDSRFIAQFHALGDLEDVTDVVEALTAKYGEPCAEAKNFCVFDGKWFAIPYHFIGIGSLLRKDWMQEKGITAKDVYTWEELRDLCLSISDPAKRRFGWGMTVNRSGDGNGMIEALINSYGGAITTNDGRKVTFDSPETVQAVTFLGDIYTNPKFKPMLPPGVASWTDTSNNENWLAGILGYTRNSFSIYADSKTKKNPVYANTHVFSDCIGPATDKSLLLGQSQGFVVFKGAKNPTLAKLLAQYLITAPALVGVSKEAPGLVMPAWEKVWDADPYFASGDPAFPLLRNMSQQPLPLSTKNGLAFPQKPSAGQQAVVAAYVLTDMMQQVVQGTAPAQAVTAAHAKMVQIFAQQGLPQ; encoded by the coding sequence ATGAAGGACAAGCCGTTGTGGTCCCGGCGCGGCGTTCTGGGGATGGGGGTGGGGGTGCTCGGGGCGGCCGGTCTGGCCGCGTGCGGGGACACCTCCGAGTCGCCGTCCACAGCGCTTCCCGAGGTTCCGAAAGAACTGGTCGACGCCGCGGCGGCGGTGAAGGGCACGTCGATGGGGGTGCTGTCGCAGAAGCTGTACTCGGCGGCGGCCAACGAAGCGCTCGACAACTCGATCAAGAAGTTCGCCGACAGCACCGGGACGAAGATCGGGAACAACCTGATCCAGGCCGACGCCGGTGACGTGGTGGCCAAGATCGACGCCGAGGTCAAGGGCGGCGTGGCGCGTGACCTGGCCTTCATGACCGACTCGCGGTTCATCGCGCAGTTCCACGCGCTGGGTGATCTCGAGGACGTGACCGACGTCGTCGAGGCACTGACGGCAAAATACGGCGAACCCTGTGCGGAGGCCAAGAACTTCTGCGTCTTCGACGGCAAGTGGTTCGCGATCCCGTACCACTTCATCGGTATCGGATCGCTCCTGCGCAAGGACTGGATGCAGGAGAAGGGCATCACCGCGAAGGACGTCTACACCTGGGAGGAACTGCGCGATCTGTGCCTGTCCATCTCCGATCCGGCCAAGCGCCGATTCGGCTGGGGGATGACCGTCAACCGCTCAGGTGACGGCAACGGCATGATCGAGGCGCTGATCAACTCCTACGGCGGGGCGATCACCACCAACGACGGCCGTAAGGTCACGTTCGATTCCCCCGAGACGGTCCAGGCGGTGACCTTCCTCGGCGACATCTACACCAATCCCAAGTTCAAGCCGATGCTGCCACCGGGCGTGGCGAGCTGGACCGACACCAGCAACAACGAGAACTGGCTCGCCGGGATCCTCGGCTACACCCGCAACAGCTTCAGCATCTACGCCGACTCCAAGACCAAGAAGAATCCCGTGTACGCCAACACGCACGTCTTCTCCGACTGCATCGGGCCGGCGACCGACAAGTCACTGTTGCTCGGCCAGTCCCAGGGCTTCGTGGTCTTCAAGGGCGCCAAGAACCCGACACTCGCCAAGCTCCTGGCGCAATACCTGATCACCGCGCCGGCGCTGGTCGGGGTGTCGAAGGAGGCACCCGGTCTGGTGATGCCCGCTTGGGAGAAGGTCTGGGACGCCGACCCGTACTTCGCCAGCGGTGACCCCGCTTTTCCGCTGCTGCGCAACATGTCCCAGCAGCCGCTGCCGCTGTCCACCAAGAACGGCCTGGCCTTCCCGCAGAAGCCCAGCGCCGGCCAGCAGGCCGTCGTTGCGGCGTACGTCCTCACCGACATGATGCAGCAGGTCGTGCAGGGAACAGCGCCCGCGCAGGCCGTCACCGCCGCCCACGCGAAGATGGTGCAGATCTTCGCCCAGCAGGGGCTGCCCCAGTGA
- a CDS encoding aldehyde dehydrogenase family protein codes for MTTIESRSPQAPSDLVVRVPDTAPDEVATAAGLARDAAAAWGRGPAQARAAALHACAEAVVSATGELTDLVVREVGKPVGEAGAEIGRGVAILRYFAQQALHPEGEVYPPADGVSLLHTRRRPHGVVGLITPWNFPVAIPLWKAAPALAFGNTVLLKPAPQSSAVALRLAELFADALPRGVLTILTGLAGTGEALVDAADAISFTGSVRAGQAVAVRAATRGIPVQCEMGGQNAAIVLPDADQDAAATAIAAAAMGYAGQKCTATSRVIVVGDAAPFAERLAAAVAALPVGDPADPATVVGPLIESRPVEAIRAAVRRAEAGGAQVLTGTRQPGGDGWFQAPTVLADVPPGDDLLSEEYFGPVCAVLPAESADAAVRTANNVRHGLVAAVYTQNLAAALTLTDQLDVGMVKVNAPTTGVDFHAPFGGEKESSYGPREQGTAARDFYTRTVTITLTP; via the coding sequence GTGACGACGATCGAGAGCCGTTCACCGCAGGCGCCGTCGGACCTGGTCGTGCGCGTTCCCGACACGGCACCGGACGAGGTGGCGACAGCCGCCGGCCTGGCCCGGGACGCCGCTGCCGCTTGGGGACGCGGACCGGCGCAGGCGCGGGCGGCTGCCCTTCATGCCTGCGCCGAGGCCGTGGTGTCGGCGACCGGTGAACTGACCGACCTGGTGGTCCGGGAGGTCGGGAAGCCGGTCGGCGAGGCCGGCGCCGAGATCGGCCGCGGCGTCGCGATCCTGCGCTACTTCGCCCAGCAGGCCCTGCATCCCGAGGGTGAGGTGTATCCACCGGCCGACGGTGTTTCACTCCTGCACACCCGGCGCCGCCCGCACGGCGTCGTCGGGCTGATCACCCCCTGGAACTTCCCGGTGGCGATTCCGCTCTGGAAGGCCGCGCCGGCCCTGGCCTTCGGCAACACCGTTCTCCTCAAGCCCGCACCCCAGTCCTCGGCGGTGGCGCTACGGCTGGCCGAACTGTTCGCCGACGCGCTCCCCCGCGGCGTACTGACGATCCTGACCGGCCTGGCCGGCACCGGCGAAGCCCTGGTCGATGCGGCCGACGCCATCTCGTTCACCGGCTCGGTGAGAGCCGGACAGGCAGTCGCGGTGCGGGCGGCGACGCGCGGCATCCCGGTGCAGTGCGAGATGGGGGGTCAGAACGCCGCCATCGTGCTCCCGGACGCCGACCAGGACGCCGCGGCGACCGCGATCGCCGCGGCGGCGATGGGCTACGCCGGACAGAAGTGCACCGCCACCAGCCGGGTGATCGTGGTCGGCGATGCCGCGCCGTTCGCCGAGCGGCTCGCCGCAGCCGTCGCGGCGCTGCCGGTGGGTGATCCGGCGGACCCGGCCACGGTGGTCGGTCCGCTCATCGAGTCGCGGCCGGTCGAGGCGATCCGGGCGGCGGTACGGCGGGCCGAGGCAGGCGGCGCCCAGGTGCTGACCGGTACCCGCCAGCCCGGCGGCGACGGCTGGTTCCAGGCGCCGACGGTCCTGGCGGACGTGCCGCCCGGTGACGACCTGCTGAGCGAGGAGTATTTCGGACCGGTCTGTGCGGTGCTGCCGGCAGAGTCCGCCGACGCAGCGGTGCGAACCGCCAACAACGTGCGCCACGGGCTGGTCGCCGCCGTCTACACGCAGAACCTCGCAGCGGCGCTGACCCTGACGGACCAGCTGGACGTGGGCATGGTGAAGGTCAACGCCCCGACCACCGGGGTCGACTTCCATGCCCCGTTCGGGGGCGAGAAGGAGTCGAGCTACGGCCCTCGCGAGCAGGGCACCGCGGCCCGCGACTTCTACACACGGACGGTCACGATCACTCTCACGCCGTAG
- a CDS encoding fumarylacetoacetate hydrolase family protein, producing MLTSLHHLRTGDGSRWAVCQDGKWGDLDGTLAGLLALPLDQARAAVEAAGHQARGDRPGDPTLPPVDRQEVWAAGVTYLRSRDGRKEESGHGSLYDQVYDSDRPELFLKSSPWRVVGTGDAVGIRTDSGWDVPEAEVGLVLNAAGEVFGYTLGNDMSSRSIEGENPLYLPQAKIYDRSCALGPAIVPSWVAGPGPFPIGLRVLRDGHQAYAGTTSTSAMTRCFEDLAGWLFRALSFPAGVVLLTGTGVVPGAEFTTRVGDTIEITSEAFGTLTNTVVAVGDASRGKGQP from the coding sequence ATGCTGACATCTCTTCACCACTTGCGTACCGGCGACGGCTCGCGCTGGGCGGTGTGCCAGGACGGCAAGTGGGGCGACCTCGACGGCACTCTCGCCGGCCTGCTCGCCCTGCCGCTCGACCAGGCTCGCGCTGCGGTCGAAGCAGCCGGCCACCAGGCCCGCGGCGACAGACCCGGCGACCCGACGCTGCCACCCGTGGACCGGCAGGAAGTATGGGCGGCCGGGGTCACCTACCTGCGCAGCCGCGACGGGCGCAAGGAGGAGTCGGGGCACGGCTCGCTCTACGACCAGGTTTACGACAGCGACCGCCCGGAGCTCTTCCTCAAGTCCAGCCCGTGGCGGGTCGTCGGCACCGGCGACGCGGTCGGCATCCGCACCGACTCCGGCTGGGATGTTCCCGAGGCCGAGGTCGGCCTGGTGCTCAACGCGGCCGGCGAAGTGTTCGGGTACACCCTGGGCAACGACATGAGCAGCCGGTCGATCGAGGGCGAGAACCCCCTCTACCTGCCGCAAGCCAAGATCTACGACCGCTCCTGCGCGCTGGGCCCGGCCATCGTGCCGAGCTGGGTGGCGGGCCCGGGTCCGTTCCCGATCGGGTTGCGGGTGCTGCGTGACGGACACCAGGCGTACGCGGGAACGACCTCGACGTCGGCGATGACCCGGTGTTTCGAGGACCTGGCCGGCTGGTTGTTCCGGGCGCTGAGCTTCCCGGCCGGCGTGGTTCTGCTGACCGGCACCGGTGTTGTGCCCGGAGCCGAGTTCACCACGCGAGTGGGTGACACGATCGAGATAACGTCCGAGGCCTTCGGGACGTTGACCAACACCGTCGTCGCTGTCGGCGATGCTTCCCGAGGAAAGGGACAACCGTGA
- a CDS encoding SDR family NAD(P)-dependent oxidoreductase → MATILITGSSAGIGQAAAAALTESGHEVVLHARNEQRAEEALAAVPRAAGVVVADLASFQQTRDMAAQAEKFGPFDTVVLNAGLGLKHATERQLTTDGNELMFQVNTLSAYLVTGLLSGAQRLIFVSSALAGDGLLDLDDPNFERRPFDGWQAYQDTKLHLILLALGVGRRRPQVQSLAFDPGWVATQMTLRNGDSAPLDAAHAGERLARLATADAVPADYYDTERAWRPGPRENAPENQDGLLALCARLTGVTI, encoded by the coding sequence TTGGCCACGATCCTCATCACCGGTTCGTCCGCGGGAATCGGGCAGGCCGCAGCGGCCGCACTGACCGAGTCCGGGCACGAGGTGGTCCTGCACGCGCGCAACGAGCAGCGGGCGGAGGAAGCACTCGCCGCGGTACCCCGGGCCGCCGGCGTGGTCGTCGCGGATCTCGCCTCGTTCCAGCAGACCCGGGACATGGCGGCGCAGGCCGAGAAGTTCGGACCCTTCGACACCGTCGTGCTCAACGCCGGCCTCGGCCTCAAGCACGCCACCGAGCGGCAGCTGACGACCGACGGCAACGAGCTGATGTTCCAGGTCAACACGCTTTCGGCGTACCTGGTGACGGGTTTGCTGTCCGGTGCCCAGCGCTTGATCTTCGTATCGTCGGCGCTGGCGGGCGACGGCCTGCTGGACCTCGATGATCCGAACTTCGAGCGGCGACCGTTCGACGGCTGGCAGGCCTACCAGGACACCAAACTGCACCTGATCCTGCTGGCCCTGGGTGTCGGCCGCCGCCGGCCGCAGGTGCAGAGTCTGGCCTTTGATCCAGGCTGGGTGGCGACCCAGATGACCTTGCGTAACGGCGACAGCGCGCCGCTGGATGCCGCTCATGCGGGTGAGCGTCTGGCCCGGCTGGCGACGGCGGATGCGGTGCCTGCGGACTACTACGACACGGAACGCGCATGGCGGCCGGGCCCGAGGGAGAACGCTCCGGAGAATCAGGACGGACTGCTCGCACTCTGCGCACGACTGACCGGAGTCACCATCTGA
- a CDS encoding helix-turn-helix transcriptional regulator: METDIGAFLRTRRDRITPDQVGLPAGATRRRVPGLRREEVALIAGVSPDYYVRLEQGRTAHVSDQVLCAVARALSLSGAETEHLRNLARLPEPAPSLLQKSATAEDEPLARLLDAITDAPALLVDTRMNILAANAAAEAVFDVSGMAQPPNSARQLFLAREAKARYGNWEAAAEEVVAHLRLMTGRWPDDAPLTALIDELGHHSDDFRRLWARADVGEKRVGTVHVTNHVAGPLEFDYHVLTVPARPDRSLLTYLPRPGSPTQEALRMLLTRIPAIQ, translated from the coding sequence GTGGAGACCGACATCGGCGCGTTCCTGCGCACTCGGCGCGACCGGATCACCCCCGATCAGGTGGGGCTGCCGGCCGGCGCCACGCGCCGACGCGTGCCGGGGCTTCGGCGCGAGGAGGTCGCCCTGATTGCCGGAGTGAGTCCGGACTACTACGTGCGGCTCGAGCAGGGCCGCACAGCGCACGTGTCCGACCAGGTGCTGTGCGCGGTCGCGCGTGCGCTCTCGCTGTCGGGCGCGGAGACCGAACACCTGCGCAACCTCGCCCGGCTGCCCGAGCCGGCCCCGTCGCTGCTTCAGAAGTCGGCGACCGCCGAGGACGAGCCACTGGCCCGGCTCCTGGACGCCATCACCGATGCGCCGGCGCTGCTGGTCGACACGCGCATGAACATCCTCGCCGCCAACGCCGCGGCTGAAGCCGTGTTCGACGTATCCGGAATGGCACAGCCGCCCAACTCCGCCCGGCAGCTGTTCCTCGCCCGTGAAGCCAAGGCACGCTACGGCAACTGGGAAGCCGCGGCCGAGGAAGTCGTGGCCCACCTCCGGCTCATGACCGGCCGATGGCCCGACGACGCGCCGTTGACAGCGCTCATCGACGAGCTCGGTCACCACAGCGACGACTTCCGGCGGCTCTGGGCCAGAGCCGACGTCGGCGAGAAACGCGTCGGAACGGTCCACGTGACCAACCACGTCGCGGGCCCGCTGGAGTTCGACTATCACGTACTGACCGTGCCGGCCCGCCCCGATCGCTCCCTGCTGACCTATCTTCCCCGCCCCGGCTCCCCTACCCAGGAGGCGCTGCGCATGCTTCTCACCCGGATACCGGCGATTCAGTAG
- a CDS encoding ABC transporter ATP-binding protein, with translation MSIVDVQGLRKTYGAVTAVDDVSFTVAEGEVFGILGPNGAGKTTVVECVEGLRIPDAGTIRVAGFDPHRQRDEVTRILGVQLQASDLQPKLTVQETLEMYSAFYAGPADWRPLVERLDLEEQLSRRFGKLSGGQKQRLFIALSLLGNPRVVVFDELTTALDPRARRRTWELVRDINASGVTILLVTHFMEEAQYLCDRVAVFDRGEVVALGTPDELISSSAGAIVISFRLSEPLPEGKLESLPGTVSVAYEGAKVVVRGSDDTVDALISMIVRERISAQGLRIVDATLDDAFLSITANAEAPEGS, from the coding sequence GTGTCCATCGTCGATGTTCAGGGTCTGCGCAAGACCTACGGCGCCGTGACGGCGGTAGACGACGTGAGCTTCACCGTCGCTGAGGGTGAGGTTTTCGGCATCCTCGGCCCGAACGGGGCAGGGAAGACCACCGTGGTGGAGTGCGTGGAGGGTCTGCGGATCCCCGACGCCGGCACGATCCGGGTGGCCGGGTTCGACCCGCACCGGCAGCGCGACGAGGTGACAAGGATTCTCGGGGTGCAGCTGCAGGCGAGCGACCTGCAGCCCAAGCTGACAGTGCAGGAAACGCTGGAGATGTACAGCGCCTTCTACGCCGGGCCCGCCGACTGGCGGCCTCTGGTCGAGCGCCTGGACCTCGAGGAGCAGCTGAGCCGGCGGTTCGGCAAGCTCTCCGGCGGCCAGAAACAGCGCCTGTTCATCGCGCTCAGCCTGCTGGGCAATCCGCGGGTGGTGGTGTTCGACGAGCTGACCACCGCGCTCGACCCTCGCGCCCGCCGCCGGACCTGGGAGCTGGTCCGGGACATCAACGCCTCCGGTGTGACGATCCTGCTGGTCACGCACTTCATGGAGGAAGCGCAGTACCTGTGCGACAGGGTCGCGGTGTTCGACCGGGGCGAGGTGGTGGCCCTCGGCACCCCGGATGAACTGATCAGCAGCTCGGCGGGTGCCATCGTGATTTCGTTCCGGCTGTCGGAGCCGCTGCCGGAGGGCAAGCTCGAGTCTCTCCCGGGCACTGTGTCGGTCGCCTACGAGGGGGCGAAGGTGGTTGTCCGGGGCAGCGACGACACGGTCGACGCCCTGATCTCCATGATCGTGCGTGAGCGCATCTCAGCGCAGGGGCTGCGCATCGTGGACGCCACCCTGGACGACGCGTTCCTGAGCATCACCGCGAACGCCGAGGCACCGGAGGGATCCTGA
- a CDS encoding NADP-dependent oxidoreductase: MRAVVVTKFGGPEVLQVIEVPTPEPGPGEVLVKVAGASVNNADVMVRTGINVQYGATGAREQFGLGTDVAGTVAAVGEGVTKFRAGDAVVRTQERLDRPLGTQAEYVLLEPWELAPAPAGVDLVQLATLGLNATTADQALDTLGLKRGDWLLVTGAAGAVGLYAVELARVRGLRVVAQANADDEPLLRAAGAELFVTRDEDLVPTVRRLVPGGVHGAIDAANLAAGAADAVRHGGAFVSLLNAAPMPRREVTMTNMAWHTDPDRLAKLAAFAGAGLISLRVARTFPLEQVVDAHEALAAGGLRGRIVLVP; the protein is encoded by the coding sequence ATGCGTGCGGTAGTGGTGACGAAGTTCGGCGGTCCCGAGGTCCTTCAGGTGATCGAGGTGCCGACGCCCGAGCCGGGGCCCGGGGAGGTGCTGGTGAAGGTGGCCGGCGCATCGGTGAACAACGCCGACGTCATGGTCCGGACGGGGATCAACGTCCAGTACGGCGCGACCGGCGCCCGCGAGCAGTTCGGACTGGGTACCGATGTGGCCGGCACTGTCGCCGCCGTGGGCGAAGGTGTCACGAAGTTCCGGGCAGGGGACGCCGTTGTCAGGACTCAGGAGCGGCTGGATCGCCCGCTGGGCACACAAGCGGAGTACGTCCTGCTCGAGCCCTGGGAACTGGCTCCCGCCCCGGCCGGCGTCGACCTCGTCCAGCTCGCCACCCTGGGACTCAACGCCACGACCGCCGACCAGGCCCTGGACACTCTGGGCTTGAAGCGCGGCGATTGGCTCCTCGTCACCGGTGCCGCCGGAGCCGTGGGCCTCTACGCCGTCGAACTCGCCAGGGTCCGCGGTCTGCGTGTCGTCGCCCAGGCGAACGCCGACGACGAACCGCTGCTGCGCGCCGCGGGGGCCGAGCTGTTCGTCACCCGGGACGAGGACCTCGTGCCCACCGTACGCAGGCTGGTTCCGGGCGGTGTTCACGGCGCGATCGATGCGGCGAACCTGGCGGCCGGTGCCGCCGACGCCGTCCGTCATGGCGGCGCGTTCGTGTCTCTGCTCAACGCGGCGCCGATGCCGCGCCGGGAGGTGACGATGACAAACATGGCCTGGCACACCGATCCCGATCGGCTCGCCAAGCTCGCTGCGTTCGCCGGAGCGGGGCTGATCTCGCTTCGTGTGGCGCGGACGTTCCCTCTCGAACAGGTCGTGGACGCCCACGAGGCGCTCGCAGCCGGGGGACTTCGCGGGCGCATCGTGCTGGTTCCGTGA
- a CDS encoding ABC transporter permease: MTTVRSAPAPAAEDSSSPTGPGSLTRAQRRLGRDWRLAALFLAPTAVLVSVLVLVPIVQSIITSTTERHGQDNVFVGLGNYVALAGDEQFRTGVVNSFVFTAYAEIFKVVLGLAAALLLHHRRRGRALLTGLLLVPWVVPTVVTAFSWRALLDPIFGSVNTLLTSSGIGPLLADLHLVDSWPAGWLSDPSLAMPSVILVNVWKGVPFFAVCFLAGLKAIPADQYEAATIDGASAWQRFSHVTLPGLRHVITVTVTLSSIWTFNNFDLIWLLTQGGPGNVTTPYVLVAYTKAILQLQYGAGAAVTLVMLPVIGALVFVLVRLLRQEGGAAPARTARWAATTRRALPWVLTVVVTVLLAWASPQIFWKAAVVLAVFALIAAAVARVVSALQSRGGRRASSLVAGLGSGVALAGLLAFVLGPLYWIVVTAFKSEDQVVMRTDDLWPTPWTLEQFGALFANQPFGRWYLNTILVSAASTAVALICAALAGYALARLRFRGAQGFTVTVLLTYVMPGALLFIPLYQLLIGVRLTDSLWSLVLTYPTFTIPFATWLLTGYFASIPIDLEEAALVDGSTRIQAFRRVVLPLAKPGLLAVALFTLTNAWNEFLLAFVFITKDEYKTLPVGMQSMIAGDVVPQGQLAAASLLVSIPVVIMYAFGQRFLTEGLTAGAVKG; the protein is encoded by the coding sequence GTGACAACCGTTCGTTCAGCGCCGGCCCCGGCGGCGGAGGATTCCTCCTCTCCGACGGGGCCCGGCTCCCTCACCAGGGCCCAGCGGCGGCTGGGGCGTGACTGGCGGCTGGCGGCCCTGTTCCTGGCCCCCACTGCCGTGCTGGTCAGCGTGCTCGTGCTCGTGCCGATCGTCCAGTCGATCATCACCAGCACCACGGAACGGCACGGCCAGGACAACGTGTTCGTCGGCCTGGGCAACTACGTCGCCCTCGCCGGCGACGAGCAGTTCCGTACGGGTGTGGTGAACTCGTTCGTCTTCACCGCGTACGCCGAGATCTTCAAGGTTGTCCTGGGGCTGGCGGCTGCTCTGCTGCTGCACCACCGGCGCCGTGGGCGGGCCCTGCTGACCGGGCTGCTGCTGGTGCCGTGGGTGGTGCCGACGGTGGTGACGGCGTTCAGCTGGCGCGCGCTGCTCGACCCGATCTTCGGCAGCGTCAACACCCTGCTCACGTCCTCGGGCATCGGGCCGCTGCTGGCCGATCTGCATCTGGTCGACAGCTGGCCCGCGGGCTGGCTGTCCGATCCGTCGCTGGCCATGCCCTCGGTGATCCTGGTCAACGTGTGGAAGGGCGTGCCGTTCTTCGCCGTCTGCTTCCTGGCCGGGCTCAAAGCCATCCCGGCGGACCAGTACGAGGCGGCGACCATCGACGGCGCCTCGGCGTGGCAACGGTTCTCCCACGTGACCCTGCCCGGTCTGCGCCATGTGATCACCGTGACGGTCACGCTGTCGTCGATCTGGACGTTCAACAACTTCGACCTCATCTGGTTGCTGACCCAGGGCGGCCCGGGCAACGTGACCACGCCGTACGTGCTCGTCGCCTACACGAAGGCGATCCTGCAGCTGCAGTACGGCGCCGGGGCGGCGGTCACCCTCGTGATGCTGCCGGTCATCGGCGCGCTGGTGTTCGTGCTGGTCCGGTTGTTGCGCCAGGAGGGTGGCGCTGCGCCCGCCCGGACGGCGCGCTGGGCCGCAACGACGCGCAGGGCGCTGCCGTGGGTCCTGACCGTGGTGGTCACCGTCCTGCTGGCCTGGGCGTCACCACAGATCTTCTGGAAGGCGGCGGTGGTCCTCGCCGTCTTCGCTCTGATCGCCGCGGCGGTGGCCCGCGTAGTCTCGGCCCTGCAGTCCCGGGGCGGGCGCCGGGCGTCGTCCCTGGTGGCGGGTCTGGGGTCCGGCGTAGCGCTGGCCGGGTTGCTGGCCTTCGTGCTGGGCCCGCTGTACTGGATCGTCGTCACGGCTTTCAAATCCGAGGACCAGGTCGTCATGCGCACCGACGACCTGTGGCCGACACCCTGGACCTTGGAGCAGTTCGGCGCCCTGTTCGCCAACCAGCCCTTCGGCCGCTGGTATCTCAACACCATCCTGGTGTCAGCGGCATCCACCGCGGTCGCCCTCATCTGCGCCGCGCTGGCGGGTTACGCGCTGGCCCGCCTCAGGTTCCGCGGGGCGCAAGGCTTCACCGTCACGGTCCTGCTCACCTACGTGATGCCGGGAGCGCTGCTGTTCATCCCGCTCTACCAGCTGCTGATCGGTGTGCGGCTCACCGACTCGTTGTGGTCGCTGGTGCTGACGTATCCCACCTTCACCATCCCGTTCGCCACCTGGCTGCTGACGGGGTACTTCGCGTCGATCCCCATCGACCTGGAGGAGGCTGCGCTGGTCGACGGCTCCACCCGCATCCAGGCGTTCCGCCGGGTGGTCCTGCCGCTGGCCAAACCGGGACTGCTGGCGGTCGCGTTGTTCACCCTGACCAACGCCTGGAACGAGTTCCTGCTCGCCTTCGTGTTCATCACCAAGGACGAGTACAAGACGCTGCCCGTGGGGATGCAGTCGATGATCGCCGGGGACGTCGTGCCGCAGGGGCAACTGGCCGCGGCGTCGCTGCTCGTCAGCATCCCGGTGGTGATCATGTACGCCTTCGGGCAACGCTTCCTCACCGAGGGGCTCACCGCGGGCGCGGTGAAGGGCTGA
- a CDS encoding SRPBCC family protein produces the protein MTIDLLIGAADNTVPITIQQRSSLAPADAFRLIMPIDLPTVFHRVAPFPGVRSVLNQTESWDHPGPTRNPQFDDGSQADEQLTECVEGVSFAYQLTGFTNVLSRLAAGVRGEWNFNPDGNGTLIRWTYEFKPLPGRRWIIAGPFAPLWRRYMVAALDRMVQWSEAAAQRPVA, from the coding sequence ATGACGATTGACCTGCTGATCGGCGCAGCCGACAACACCGTTCCGATCACGATCCAACAGCGGAGCTCGCTCGCGCCCGCCGACGCTTTCCGGCTGATCATGCCCATCGACCTGCCCACCGTGTTCCATCGGGTCGCGCCCTTCCCCGGGGTCCGGTCGGTCCTCAATCAGACCGAGTCGTGGGACCACCCCGGTCCCACCCGCAACCCGCAGTTCGACGACGGATCGCAGGCCGACGAGCAGTTGACCGAGTGCGTCGAGGGCGTGAGCTTCGCGTACCAGCTGACCGGATTCACCAACGTTCTCTCGCGCCTGGCCGCCGGCGTACGAGGGGAGTGGAACTTCAACCCTGACGGCAACGGCACGCTGATCCGGTGGACGTATGAATTCAAGCCGCTGCCCGGACGGCGGTGGATCATCGCCGGCCCGTTCGCCCCGCTCTGGCGCCGGTACATGGTGGCCGCGCTCGATCGCATGGTGCAGTGGAGCGAGGCAGCCGCACAAAGGCCGGTGGCCTGA